AATTATTAATATAATGGAGGAAAACATATGGCAGATGTACTGCAAATGTCCGAAGCTATTAAAGCTTTAGCCGTTGGTATTACCATTGCAATTGGTGGCGCTATGCCAGCTTTTGGTATTGGTAAAATTGTTAGTAAAGCTATGGAGGCTATTGGCCGCAACCCAGAAGCTGCTGATAAAATCCAAACCTCAATGATTTTGGGGCTGGCTTTTGCTGAAGCTATTGCTATTTATGCACTAGTAACAGCTCTTATCATTAAATTTACCTAAACTATTCGAACTCGCCAAATCAGAAATTGATTTTTAAGATTTCGATAGTCGGATTTCGAATAAAAATTGTATGACAGAAGGTGGTGTTTTTACCCAACTCGGTATCAATCCGCTCTATTTGATCAGTCAAATAGTTAGCTTTGGTGTATTGCTCTTTTTGCTTAACAAATTTTTGTATAAGCCAATTTTGCGCAAACTTGACGAAAGAGCTAGTCTCATCAAAAAAGGCGCTAAGGCTGCAGAAGCAAATTTACAAACTCAGGAAAAGATTGAACAAGAGCGCCAGAAGACATTAAAACAAACTCAAAAAGAAGTAAGCCTGATTCTTAATCAAGCCAGAAAAGACGCTAAGTTGATGCAAGAGGAATTAGTTGCTCAAGCTAAAGCTGAAGCTGAAAAAATTATGGCTAAAAAACAAGCTGAAATTGATGAGCAATTAGCCCGTCAAGAAAAAA
This is a stretch of genomic DNA from Candidatus Beckwithbacteria bacterium. It encodes these proteins:
- the atpE gene encoding ATP synthase F0 subunit C, coding for MSEAIKALAVGITIAIGGAMPAFGIGKIVSKAMEAIGRNPEAADKIQTSMILGLAFAEAIAIYALVTALIIKFT
- the atpF gene encoding F0F1 ATP synthase subunit B; this encodes MTEGGVFTQLGINPLYLISQIVSFGVLLFLLNKFLYKPILRKLDERASLIKKGAKAAEANLQTQEKIEQERQKTLKQTQKEVSLILNQARKDAKLMQEELVAQAKAEAEKIMAKKQAEIDEQLARQEKTLHDKMADLSVQVSKKVLQEYLDPKTQQKILDTQLNKIAKKQIS